A single region of the Chrysoperla carnea chromosome 5, inChrCarn1.1, whole genome shotgun sequence genome encodes:
- the LOC123300562 gene encoding uncharacterized protein LOC123300562: MRGIQTFVSGRYARRAAFVIFLWGLLIIAALNFRSYPLEVDIPPLTGVNSRLLLQKRIIDSANGIALTSTTENILDLTPFVDNSPGMSEDRILEEVEKRLPSLPIVYWNKNKNYAMRLNKTCARMPSIYELEFNNIYWQSLQTSNGSFHFYGAYYDIRKNSRIGPTIRILGMINRIEPTVKTFCQIWFENLKEPAIVKTWEYKYIWNKKWGNYKQGIYQPYLIACQIPPKYQNLTPASVSVVEQACDNATNNLRVIYNKPENGKKKDFAVCVKGLDFLHDDLSVRLVEWIEMLSILGADKIFFYELQVHPNISKVLKHYEQLGKVQVTPLTLPGGQPNIPAFQHLYLTKKTNHKRQNEIIPYNDCLYKNLYTYEYIVLLDIDEVIMPLNVLTWRELMDIVIPKSLQIRNLTRASYNVRNVYFLDDLLHSHGWFKGVPKYMHMLQHVYRSRHFTKPNQYVKCFHNPERVLTLHNHFPLACLGSGCTSYPIDTTDAQLQHYRADCVKTLKKSCEQFRENSVMDTAIWRYKEKLIPRAMNTLKQLGFFSHYYSDINNNIINYNTSSRR; this comes from the coding sequence ATGCGTGGCATACAAACATTCGTAAGTGGACGCTATGCACGGCGTGCAGCGTTCGTAATATTTTTATGGGGTTTATTAATAATAGCAGCATTAAATTTTCGAAGTTACCCATTAGAAGTCGATATACCTCCTTTAACGGGCGTAAACAGTCGACTCTTACTTCAAAAACGTATAATCGATTCAGCTAATGGAATTGCGCTGACATCCACAACGGAAAATATCTTAGATTTAACTCCATTTGTAGATAATTCCCCTGGCATGAGTGAAGATCGTATTCTAGAAGAAGTCGAAAAACGTTTACCCAGTTTACCGATTGTCtattggaataaaaataaaaactatgcaATGCGTTTAAATAAAACTTGCGCTCGAATGCCTAGTATTTATGAGCTCgagttcaataatatttattggcaGAGTCTGCAAACTTCGAATGGGAGTTTCCATTTTTATGGTGCGTATTATGATATACGAAAAAATAGTCGAATTGGACCCACAATTCGAATATTAGGAATGATAAATCGTATTGAGCCCACAGTAAAAACTTTCTGTCAAATATGGTTTGAGAATCTAAAAGAACCAGCGATAGTTAAAACATGGGAATACAAATACATCTGGAATAAGAAATGGGGTAATTATAAGCAAGGAATTTATCAACCATATTTAATCGCTTGCCAAATTCCACCAAAATATCAAAACCTCACACCAGCATCAGTATCGGTGGTGGAACAAGCTTGCGATAATGCCACAAATAACCTTCGTGTCATTTATAATAAACCCGAGAATGGTAAGAAAAAGGATTTCGCGGTTTGCGTTAAAGGTTTAGACTTCTTACACGACGATTTATCCGTTCGCTTAGTCGAATGGATTGAAATGTTAAGTATTCTTGGAGCAGACAAAATATTCTTCTACGAATTACAAGTACATCCAAATATTTCAAAGGTTTTAAAACATTACGAACAGCTGGGTAAAGTTCAAGTTACTCCTTTAACTTTACCTGGAGGACAACCGAATATACCAGCATTCCAACATTTgtatttaaccaaaaaaacaaaccaCAAACGTCAGAACGAAATTATTCCCTATAACGATTGCTTATATAAGAACTTGTATACCTACGAGTATATTGTACTTTTGGATATCGATGAAGTAATAATGCCCTTAAATGTGCTAACATGGAGAGAATTAATGGATATTGTAATTCCAAAATCACTCCAAATACGGAATCTTACAAGAGCATCATACAATGTCCGGAATGTATACTTCCTGGATGATTTGCTCCACTCTCATGGCTGGTTTAAGGGAGTTCCAAAATATATGCATATGCTTCAACATGTATACCGAAGTCGACATTTTACGAAACCGAATCAATATGTTAAATGTTTCCATAATCCAGAACGTGTTCTTACACTCCACAATCATTTCCCACTAGCATGTCTAGGATCCGGTTGCACATCATACCCAATCGATACAACCGACGCTCAGCTACAACATTATCGTGCAGATTGtgtgaaaacattaaaaaaatcctGTGAACAATTTCGTGAAAATAGTGTAATGGACACAGCAATCTGgcgttataaagaaaaattaataccgCGTGCAATGAATACATTAAAACAATTAGGATTTTTCTCTCATTATTATTccgatataaataataatattattaattataatacatcAAGTCGAAGATGA